One Coffea arabica cultivar ET-39 chromosome 5e, Coffea Arabica ET-39 HiFi, whole genome shotgun sequence DNA segment encodes these proteins:
- the LOC113688478 gene encoding PRA1 family protein G2, whose product MINHIMNSISPAPADADADADADAPTYTTIPISGADVITRSIQNLTASFSRCRPWPDFLATSAIDLPSSLSAASLRLRKNVRYFSTNYAVVASTCAAVSLIGSPVALTVVGFGFALWLVLFFFREDPMVIMGRHISDRAVIVALVLCSAAIIWFTGALTSLLMGVSVGVVVVAIHGLLRNTEGLFLDENDGVTDGLVSTSHNPNGGLS is encoded by the coding sequence ATGATCAATCACATCATGAACTCCATCTCCCCAGCTCCCGCCGATGCCGATGCCGATGCCGACGCCGACGCCCCCACCTACACCACCATCCCGATCTCAGGAGCCGACGTCATTACCAGATCAATACAAAACCTCACTGCCTCCTTCTCCCGCTGCCGCCCATGGCCGGATTTCCTAGCCACCAGCGCCATTGACCTCCCTTCCTCCCTCTCCGCCGCCTCCCTCCGCCTCAGAAAGAACGTGAGATACTTCTCCACCAACTACGCTGTCGTCGCCTCCACGTGCGCCGCCGTGTCTCTCATCGGCTCACCCGTCGCTCTAACCGTCGTTGGCTTCGGTTTTGCCCTTTGGTTGGTACTCTTCTTCTTCCGAGAAGACCCGATGGTTATAATGGGCCGCCACATCAGCGATCGGGCGGTGATTGTGGCCCTGGTTTTGTGCTCGGCGGCCATAATCTGGTTCACGGGAGCGTTAACAAGTTTGTTAATGGGCGTTTCGGTGGGGGTTGTGGTGGTGGCAATTCACGGGCTATTAAGAAACACGGAAGGGCTTTTCCTCGACGAAAACGACGGCGTGACAGACGGCTTGGTCTCGACTTCTCATAATCCTAATGGTGGACTTTCTTAA
- the LOC113688147 gene encoding uncharacterized protein, with product MLSVENPPRDPSQISQLNSSSDEKASSDKQQPHPVDLLKSDLDDHNKDIHNPTPKFSIRDYVFNTRGKDIKNSWPFSQENLQLCLKHGVTNLLPPFQSSDTLRNPSLESFQVSSFLSEKENTSNSNGEPSGQCDRVVLVDSKNAGCNPKLAEDCSNTNPSGSEGDKEFPSTITSQSCSAIDSVPTNKSPSLESETDILPEVSVAKPEVISSAENTNTQAPAKKCRLIVKLSNIANSSTKEDTAVNNFLVSEAMASKICPVCKTFSSSSNTTLNAHIDQCLSGESTTKRTTNSKVIKHRVKPRKMKSMVEIYVTAAPCTLEELDRRNGTNWATNSILPAQEVSTSVHQKKEGSSPTNLEETPDEGAVYIDANGTKVRILSKSNDPSVFSKVLNGQLLKRSINRDKVHKRLSAKKKKKQNQVQKQRKILKHGKKICPQSHHSSKVNKYQDRNFSEEEGLEKVECVRQRITAQGEVKFSRPDMIQGWACSKRTGLTKKFNDRDDHQHSGSWDDRDLALENNQLSLCDSRVKKSFERTEKICENSLPSPSSSKRIDISSSLEHNEDYREQLRKRPGPSSVQSHASHDRKRSKVLPRYPDNKVKQTRSNEHHNQEDLVSLLSKRKIEMSAGVGRNADHPVVDPKVSAKARRFSSLRKKLPTGRKSMPASKFNLKGKCSPSKKFRDGDKIERTCHIESVEGNGVSRIRKSGGGSMVSRKEETMALKISHSESMSYHYDAGDHDSSFKLASLTAGKCGVAESAGKDICHAHAEKFDIEPPSEVASGRTFMDFRNSLDAGFHGLAGSSDAHHDSHRFIEAYKEAPLFEAEAPTTSAEPILNGGPEMFSVAEVPEHMIREDVHVMAEPDSSDGHGNYFTEVDPIPIPGPPGSFLPSPGHMDSEDIQGNSSLTSSRVQSSDDHQELVDHSSDSPVSATSTISNSNLARSDSKSSGKLSVGHPPFLDEMRSGCISAANGDPSLENSSAALKPSDAGIQRVSLDELKVSSSITEKGAFRFSSDQPCCCSRKEGFTQNVSLRNQESQLLRRRSTAAAIVPASGKELAGDIDRSLDSLRSEISSISGLSPRPETAVRSTMGHSLSRISADSDVKFPNRDDSESCCPSASNPVLRLMGKNLLVVKKEESISPQIKPCQLSSMISHTNPPVVALSGVSVGNARIDNQRIGHHMVSQSPFYTDQAESRKEVMQHPEMRWSDGLGSHDNRGILHLSPLASQAALSSRGAVRGGFMGTSMHHDYMAGCHLTIEKRQPLNRLDSSIICDADKFVESSNFRWRSANTTANAIKEIIVIDDTPENEVNSTVATHSEGMIHGMGSCSGGKQIMMASACDSRHASSFHSYQQFEPATFNESSVDASFWMPPPSPSGVEKSAVKWNWTPEGSNSLHASPLASAAQQRSKLYSSSNF from the exons ATGTTATCCGTTGAAAACCCTCCACGAGATCCTTCCCAAATCTCACAACTGAATTCTAGTAGTGATGAGAAGGCTTCTTCTGATAAGCAGCAGCCTCATCCAGTAGATCTGTTGAAATCAGACCTTGATGACCACAACAAAGACATCCACAACCCAACCCCAAAATTCTCCATAAG GGATTATGTTTTTAACACCAGGGGCAAAGATATAAAGAACAGTTGGCCATTCTCTCAAGAAAATCTGCAACTTTGTTTGAAGCATGGTGTGACGAACTTGTTACCTCCTTTTCAGTCTTCTGACACACTGAGAAACCCATCGCTTGAGAGTTTCCAAGTTAGTAGCTTTTTGAGTGAGAAGGAAAATACAAGCAATTCGAATGGGGAACCCTCTGGACAATGTGATCGTGTTGTGCTTGTTGACTCCAAGAACGCCGGATGTAACCCAAAACTAGCTGAGGATTGCTCGAATACAAATCCAAGTGGATCTGAAGGAGACAAAGAGTTTCCGTCAACAATTACAAGTCAATCTTGTTCTGCAATTGATTCAGTTCCTACCAACAAGAGTCCTAGCTTGGAATCGGAAACAGATATCTTGCCAGAAGTATCGGTTGCAAAACCTGAGGTAATTTCATCTGCAGAGAATACCAACACACAAGCGCCTGCTAAGAAGTGCAGACTGATAGTCAAATTGAGCAACATAGCAAATTCAAGCACAAAAGAAGATACTGCAGTAAACAACTTTTTGGTTTCTGAAGCGATGGCTTCGAAAATTTGCCCAGTTTGCAAAACTTTCTCATCATCTTCGAATACCACCTTGAATGCCCACATTGATCAATGCCTTTCTGGGGAATCAACAACTAAGCGGACAACAAATTCAAAGGTGATTAAGCATAGGGTAAAGCCCAGGAAGATGAAGTCCATGGTTGAAATCTATGTGACAGCCGCGCCATGTACGTTGGAGGAGCTTGATCGAAGAAATGGGACAAACTGGGCCACAAACTCAATTTTGCCTGCTCAAGAGGTTTCGACCTCTGTTCATCAGAAAAAGGAAGGATCATCTCCCACTAATCTTGAGGAGACTCCTGATGAAGGTGCTGTCTACATTGATGCCAACGGTACAAAGGTTCGAATTTTATCGAAATCCAATGATCCATCAGTGTTCTCGAAGGTACTGAACGGTCAGCTACTGAAGAGATCCATAAATCGAGATAAGGTACATAAACGTCTTTcagcaaagaaaaagaagaagcaaaatcaggTTCAGAAACAGCGCAAGATTCTGAAACACGGCAAAAAGATTTGTCCCCAGTCTCATCATTCTTCTAAG gTCAATAAGTATCAAGATAGAAACTTCTCTGAAGAGGAAGGCCTTGAGAAAGTGGAATGCGTAAGACAGCGGATCACAGCTCAGGGTGAGGTCAAATTCAGTAGACCAGACATGATACAAGGGTGGGCATGCTCAAAGCGAACTGGTCTGACCAAGAAGTTCAACGACAGGGATGATCATCAGCATTCTGGAAGTTGGGATGATAGGGACTTGGCACTGGAAAATAATCAGTTGTCCCTATGTGATTCTCGTGTAAAGAAGAGCTTTGAGAGAACTGAAAAAATATGTGAAAATTCGCTTCCTTCTCCTAGTAGCAGCAAACGAATTGATATTTCATCATCTCTTGAGCACAATGAAGATTATAGGGAGCAGCTAAGAAAGAGACCGGGACCTTCTTCAGTGCAGTCTCATGCCTCTCATGACAGGAAGAGGTCTAAGGTGTTGCCGAGATATCCTGACAACAAAGTAAAGCAAACAAGGAGCAACGAACATCATAATCAGGAAGATCTTGTATCATTGCTGAGCAAGAGAAAAATTGAGATGAGTGCAGGTGTAGGTAGAAATGCTGATCATCCTGTTGTTGACCCAAAAGTATCTGCTAAAGCTAGGAGGTTTTCATCATTGAGGAAGAAGCTACCAACTGGTCGGAAATCTATGCCCGCCTCCAAATTTAATTTGAAGGGTAAGTGTTCACCTTCTAAGAAGTTTAGGGATGGGGATAAAATTGAAAGGACTTGCCACATAGAATCTGTTGAGGGAAATGGGGTCTCAAGAATTAGAAAAAGTGGAGGGGGGAGCATGGTATCCAGAAAGGAGGAAACCATGGCTTTGAAGATTTCACATTCAGAGTCAATGTCTTATCATTATGATGCTGGGGATCATGATAGTTCTTTTAAGCTTGCTAGTCTGACAGCAGGTAAATGTGGTGTTGCGGAGTCTGCTGGAAAGGACATTTGTCATGCTCATGCGGAAAAGTTTGATATTGAGCCACCCTCTGAAGTTGCTTCTGGGAGAACATTTATGGATTTTAGAAACTCTTTGGATGCTGGATTCCATGGGCTGGCTGGTTCATCTGATGCACACCATGACTCGCATAGATTTATTGAGGCATACAAGGAAGCTCCTCTTTTTGAAGCTGAAGCTCCAACTACTTCAGCTGAGCCAATTTTGAATGGTGGGCCGGAGATGTTTTCTGTAGCTGAAGTACCCGAGCATATGATTAGGGAGGATGTGCATGTGATGGCGGAGCCAGACTCTAGCGATGGGCATGGGAATTATTTCACTGAGGTTGATCCAATACCCATACCAGGACCCCCAGGATCCTTTTTACCTAGTCCAGGGCATATGGACTCGGAAGATATTCAAGGCAATTCATCATTAACCTCGAGCAGGGTTCAGTCTTCTGATGATCATCAAGAGTTAGTTGACCATTCATCAGATTCTCCTGTTTCTGCAACTTCAACGATCTCAAACTCTAATTTGGCAAGATCTGATTCAAAATCTTCAGGAAAGTTGTCGGTAGGGCATCCTCCTTTTTTGGATGAGATGCGATCTGGTTGCATTTCTGCTGCTAATGGTGATCCTAGTCTGGAAAATTCTTCAGCAGCTCTGAAGCCCAGTGATGCTGGAATACAAAGAGTTAGTCTCGACGAGCTGAAAGTCAGTTCTTCCATCACAGAAAAGGGGGCATTCAGATTTAGTAGTGATCAGCCTTGTTGTTGCTCACGAAAAGAAGGATTCACACAAAATGTTTCTTTGCGCAATCAAGAATCACAACTTTTACGGAGACGTAGCACGGCTGCAGCCATAGTTCCTGCCAGTGGAAAGGAATTGGCTGGTGATATTGACAGAAGTTTGGACAGTTTGAGGTCTGAAATATCATCTATCAGTGGCCTAAGTCCAAGACCTGAGACTGCTGTTAGATCAACTATGGGACATAGTCTTTCGAGAATTTCTGCTGATTCTGATGTTAAGTTCCCGAATCGTGATGACAGTGAATCTTGCTGCCCATCTGCTTCCAATCCTGTTCTCAGGCTCATGGGGAAGAATTTATTGGTTGTCAAGAAGGAGGAAAGCATCTCCCCACAGATTAAACCATGTCAGTTGAGTTCTATGATTAGCCATACAAACCCACCAGTTGTAGCACTTTCAGGAGTCTCTGTTGGCAATGCTCGCATTGATAACCAGCGTATTGGTCATCATATGGTTTCGCAGAGTCCCTTTTATACTGATCAGGCAGAAAGTAGGAAAGAAGTTATGCAACATCCTGAGATGAGGTGGTCTGATGGGTTAGGAAGTCATGATAATAGGGGAATACTTCATTTGTCTCCTCTTGCATCCCAAGCTGCCCTTTCGAGTAGAGGTGCAGTGAGAGGAGGTTTCATGGGAACCTCAATGCATCATGACTATATGGCTGGATGCCACTTGACCATTGAAAAACGTCAACCACTAAACAGACTGGACTCTTCAATCATTTGCGATGCCGATAAATTTGTGGAAAGTTCCAACTTTAGATGGAGGAGTGCAAATACTACTGCAAATGCTATTAAGGAAATCATAGTTATTGATGATACTCCTGAAAATGAGGTTAATTCAACTGTTGCAACTCACAGTGAAGGCATGATACACGGTATGGGATCATGTTCAGGTGGCAAACAAATAATGATGGCCTCAGCATGTGATTCACGGCATGCGAGTAGTTTCCATAGTTATCAGCAATTCGAGCCAGCTACTTTCAACGAATCATCAGTTGATGCGAGTTTCTGGATGCCACCTCCCAGTCCCAGCGGAGTAGAGAAAAGTGCTGTTAAGTGGAATTGGACCCCCGAAGGTTCAAATTCATTGCATGCAAGTCCCTTAGCCTCTGCCGCTCAACAGCGATCTAAACTGTATAGTTCTTCCAACTTTTAG
- the LOC113687707 gene encoding uncharacterized protein encodes MDEESKMFVQPPKEIPPLDTKSLTIKIANSSKKTSNGILSNIVSSTQDSLSQCLLANSFSSSPYNSPSLVSPSSSAFVSALQSPYISPRATLFHNSPTEDPTPAATLAHPSPPLSSYSGSQSDDIPSTSYTPPPERYDFSSDPDNTKLKIVTCVPVPGPDNAPRVSFSFPVPRISFAKSSVSPASNVKLRSCDVYIGFHGQNPNLVRFCKWLKSELELQGIACFVADRASYAENQSHEIADRVICSVTFGVVVLTRQSLLNHLSLEEIRFFSQKKNLIPLLFDIDINEIISIFNRHADNKECKQGLDGLMKAHELRVEANEGNWRNCVSKAAGILRTRLGRKSVIEKEIEGFDEFPFPRNRCFVGREKEILEIETAFFGCGDSSEQEGMVTTLKGGTTGKSDDLADDESEFDTSRGGKYIDLEVGNFKEPNLESWVEPAVARNSLKRPKYKKSRSGKYNSCGSSIVCINGSPGVGKTELALEFAYRYSQKYKMVFWIGGEARYFRQNILNISLNLGLDVSADPEKERGRIRSFDEQETEAFKRVKRDLFRDMPYLLIIDNLETEKEWWEGKDLHDLIPANTGGTHVIITTRLSRVMNFDQMQIQPLPLSDAMLLIGGRQKKEYPAAEVEILGKFDEKLRRSSFGLWLVGSLLSELAISPATLFEAVNQVQVEEATYSNLSIADQQFCRTNPFLMKVLGFCAAVLQQPTDSTNLLASRMLQVGAWFATAPISANLLAVAAKHMPASKNRLKKWSTSMKLTFGCCSGCCLANQGWTGEEESAYLLVKMGLARKAKRQPGYWIQFHPITQIYARRIKDGLVAAKATVQGVRKFGDTLLNLEHLWASAFIVFGFKSEPPVVQLKAMDMVLFIRRTALPLALRAFTIFSRCNSALELLKVCTNVLEEVEKTFVSQIQDWCHGSLCWKKRLQPNQRVDEYVWKEVTLLKATLLETRAKLLLRGGHFDSGEELCRTCISIRTVMLGHSHAHTLAAQKTLAKLVRMRSKT; translated from the coding sequence ATGGATGAGGAATCCAAAATGTTTGTACAACCTCCAAAAGAGATTCCACCACTTGATACCAAATCCTTGACCATCAAGATAGCGAATTCCAGCAAGAAAACAAGTAATGGTATTCTAAGTAACATTGTTTCTTCAACTCAAGACTCACTATCACAGTGCTTACTAGCAAATTCATTCTCATCATCTCCATATAACTCACCTTCACTCGTATCTCCATCATCCTCAGCGTTTGTCTCAGCCTTGCAATCACCTTACATTTCTCCAAGGGCTACCTTGTTTCATAATTCACCCACAGAAGATCCCACTCCCGCTGCTACACTCGCCCACCCTTCTCCCCCACTGTCATCATACAGTGGCTCTCAGTCTGACGACATCCCTAGCACTTCCTACACTCCACCTCCAGAAAGGTATGATTTTTCTAGTGATCCCGATAACACAAAACTCAAAATTGTGACCTGTGTTCCAGTACCAGGTCCAGACAATGCTCCTCGTGTTTCATTTTCATTCCCTGTCCCTCGAATTTCCTTTGCAAAAAGTTCTGTTTCGCCTGCTTCCAATGTTAAACTTAGGAGCTGTGATGTGTATATAGGATTCCATGGTCAAAATCCAAACTTGGTTAGATTCTGTAAGTGGCTTAAGTCAGAGCTGGAGCTTCAAGGCATTGCATGCTTTGTGGCGGACAGAGCAAGTTATGCAGAAAATCAGAGCCATGAGATTGCTGACCGAGTTATCTGCTCGGTGACTTTTGGCGTTGTGGTCCTCACTAGGCAAAGTCTTCTTAATCATCTAAGTCTGGAGGAAATAAGGTTCTTTTCACAAAAAAAGAACTTGATTCCTCTGTTATTTGATATAGACATTAATGAGATAATCAGCATCTTTAACCGCCATGCGGATAATAAGGAATGCAAACAGGGTCTGGATGGATTAATGAAGGCCCATGAATTGAGAGTTGAAGCCAACGAAGGTAATTGGAGGAACTGTGTATCAAAAGCTGCTGGAATTTTGAGGACAAGGCTTGGAAGGAAGAGCGTGATTGAGAAGGAAATTGAAGGTTTTGATGAGTTTCCATTCCCAAGAAATCGATGTTTTGTTGGAAGGGAGAAGGAAATCTTGGAAATTGAGACTGCATTTTTTGGTTGTGGGGACAGTTCTGAGCAAGAGGGTATGGTGACAACTCTCAAAGGAGGAACAACAGGAAAATCTGATGATCTTGCAGATGATGAAAGCGAGTTCGACACAAGCAGAGGAGGGAAGTACATAGATTTGGAGGTTGGGAACTTCAAGGAGCCCAATTTAGAGAGTTGGGTGGAACCAGCTGTTGCAAGGAATTCATTAAAAAGGCCCAAATATAAAAAGTCAAGGAGCGGAAAGTATAATAGTTGTGGCAGCAGTATTGTATGCATTAATGGATCACCAGGGGTTGGAAAGACAGAACTTGCTCTGGAATTTGCTTACAGGTATTCCCAGAAATACAAAATGGTTTTCTGGATTGGTGGCGAAGCTCGATATTTCAGGCAGAATATATTGAACATTTCACTCAATTTGGGCTTGGATGTAAGTGCAGATCCAGAgaaggaaagaggaagaatcCGAAGCTTTGATGAGCAGGAAACAGAAGCATTCAAGAGAGTAAAAAGAGATCTTTTCAGGGACATGCCCTATCTACTCATCATTGATAATTTGGAGACTGAGAAGGAATGGTGGGAAGGCAAAGATCTGCATGATCTGATCCCGGCTAATACCGGAGGCACCCATGTGATTATCACAACTAGGCTGTCAAGAGTAATGAACTTTGATCAAATGCAGATTCAGCCGTTGCCACTTTCTGATGCAATGCTATTGATTGGAGGAAGACAAAAGAAGGAATATCCGGCTGCAGAGGTAGAGATTCTTGGGAAGTTTGATGAGAAGTTGCGGAGGTCAAGTTTCGGACTTTGGCTAGTTGGTTCACTGCTTTCTGAACTTGCAATTTCTCCTGCTACCCTATTTGAAGCTGTAAATCAGGTCCAAGTTGAAGAAGCAACGTATTCAAACTTGAGCATTGCAGATCAGCAATTCTGTAGAACCAATCCTTTCCTGATGAAAGTCCTGGGATTTTGTGCTGCTGTCTTGCAGCAACCTACCGATAGCACAAACCTTCTTGCCTCTAGAATGCTTCAGGTTGGAGCTTGGTTTGCTACAGCACCCATTTCAGCAAATTTATTGGCCGTTGCAGCAAAGCACATGCCTGCCTCCAAAAATAGGTTGAAGAAGTGGTCGACTAGCATGAAACTCACTTTCGGGTGTTGCTCGGGCTGTTGTTTAGCTAACCAGGGATGGACTGGCGAAGAGGAATCAGCCTATCTCTTAGTTAAAATGGGTTTGGCACGGAAAGCAAAGAGGCAGCCTGGATACTGGATACAATTTCACCCCATTACTCAGATATATGCAAGGAGGATTAAAGACGGACTGGTTGCAGCCAAGGCAACCGTTCAAGGTGTGAGGAAATTTGGGGACACACTTCTGAATTTAGAGCATTTATGGGCTTCTGCATTCATCGTGTTTGGATTCAAATCTGAACCCCCAGTCGTCCAGCTCAAGGCAATGGACATGGTTCTTTTCATTCGAAGGACAGCTCTCCCTCTGGCACTGAGAGCCTTCACTATATTTTCAAGATGCAACTCAGCATTAGAGCTGCTCAAGGTCTGTACTAATGTTCTTGAAGAGGTGGAGAAAACATTTGTTTCTCAAATACAGGACTGGTGCCACGGTTCTCTTTGTTGGAAAAAGAGGCTACAACCCAATCAAAGAGTGGATGAATACGTATGGAAAGAAGTGACATTGTTGAAGGCTACACTGCTGGAGACCAGAGCAAAATTGCTGCTTAGAGGAGGCCATTTTGATAGTGGGGAAGAGCTTTGCAGAACTTGTATCAGTATTAGGACAGTAATGTTGGGGCACAGCCATGCTCATACTTTGGCTGCTCAGAAGACACTGGCAAAGTTAGTTAGGATGAGAAGCAagacgtga